The region agccttgctctgtcaacatgaaaaaaaaaatgtgcttgatacatttcagacacattcaaacacagtgTGACACTGACAAAGATCAATGCACACCGCTATACTTTTCTCATGACTCTAATCTTCAGAAAGTCTATTAAACGTCTTTGACTGTTACCCCACCTCCCTATAGAGCATCACAGCTTGAGCAAACAACAGTAGACGGCATTCATTTCAAGTGATCAGTTAAGTGGGTATTTTACCTCCTCAagctttccttcttctctcctctggtAAGACACGTGTCCAGATGCTTGTTGATAAACTGCTGTGGCACACTTACAGAACACACAGGGCACTCCACTGCAAAAAGATACACAAGATATTATTAACAGCTTAATTAAAAAGCATCAATTGTTGGTGCTGTGTTTCAAGTTAAGTGCTATGAGTGCACTTAATCAGAAACAGTTTATATAATATCACACCACAAAATTTAACACCACAATGCCTGCGTTTATGATtccaattaaacaaatgaagagCTGATCCTAAACAAGATACCCACAAtctaaaaacagcaacatctaCTGACCAGTggcaaaaactaaaacaatccTTGAAcaagacttgaaacttgcttgagaaCTTAGTAACGTCAGATCGTCCAACAGGACGACCAACAGGAAGTTTATAAAAGAGTTCCAGCTCACAATTCCATCACCACAGGACTCAAAAATAAAGGTGGCTTATTTTTCAGTGTAATGGATTTCCAATGGTTTGATTAATACAACAGGTCCATAGCTTCAGTTCCTAACTGCTGCTGTTACCTGATTAGGTAGAGCCTACTGACCAGGCAGCTCTCCCTTGTAGACATGAATGAGTGAGAGTGAGTTAACAAGCCAGTTATATGGGGTGCATCATATAGCGCTCTTAACCTCCAGGTAGAAGGGCCTCACCTTTGATTACAGGCTTTACATCTTCTGATGGTGATGAGGAATGCGCCATCTCAACGCCAGTGGTGACGCTGTGGGAGCCTGTGTCCCCCTGTTTGACTGATATCAAACCCTGAACAGATGCCTCCTCCACGTCCATCGGCTCTTCCTTCACAGCCACTGGAAGTTGAGCGGTTGCTGAATGTAGGCCAGGGCCATTTGCATTGTGGGTGAATGCAGTCTGTGTTTTCCCCCGACGAACACAACGAGCATCAGAACTATCTCGCTGGGTTTCCTTAGTGGGAGATGTTTTAGGCCTCTTTTGGAAAAAGTGACTCAAAATGGAGCTGTTACACTTCTGGCCCCTCTCTCTGGGAGTTTTACATTTGACAGCTGAAGCTGGGGTCTTTGGTGAAATTGGAGGAGAGTCAAAATTTGCTTTTGACAACTGCTGcctggaaaaagaagaaaggcaaAGAGCGTGTGAATGAAAACGTGTGCAGCATATGAtttagacaggcaggcagccaTGCCGTTTTTGAAAGTTTTATACATAAAGTCTGATACATAAAGTTACATGCTCTGATTCtctcaaaaacatcaaattatctacctaaaaatattgatcactTACACACATGTATAATTACATAAATTATATTATGGAGAGTAACAGACATAAGGTCTCCTTACAAAACATATTGAGCCCATTAAGAAAAGAAGAGCGGTTGGTGTCCACAAATACTGTTGACAGTAAAGTGAGCCCTTTGGCGTTAACTGCACCTGCTCAATTATCTCACTCCTTCTCTACTGAGCAAGAAAAAGTAGACACTGACTACAGTCTTGGAAATGTGGAAAGCAAACAAATTGCACCCGGGCCATTACTTGGCAATAAAATGGAACCAATGAGGTGTGTGATGTTCTGCGCTCCATATCTAAACCTTATTGGTGCTTACTGTCCCCATTAGAGCAGGTTCACAaccacacatacgcacacatacacataaaatgtgatgtggaaacacctcctctccctccactcccCCCACAAAGATCTTGAAGAAATATGCTCTCCACGCACCATTCATCTGTGTCACAATGTATACAGCCAGGTATGACAATTACTGGGCACTCAACAAAAACTTTTACCGTTAAACTTTGTATTGCAACCAATTATTTTGATCTAAGTGTCATATATCTAGAGAAGGtaagcaaaataacaaaatgtatgaagAAGTACCGAAATCACCATGACTTACAAAGTGAAAAGTTtctgattttatatttatttaacatggTCTCTATCGCATTGTTTACTTTTAATGATAACTGCACTGTTACTCAACACAACCTGGATAGCCATTAGTTGTAACTGTTTCTGCCTCATTTGAGCAAACCgtttttttccatcactttaGCATGCCAAATGGTTCTAAATACTGCTCTACCCCAGCAGTTTACTGGCTGTTGTCATAGAGAACACATCTACAGCAAATCTATGCTATCTTCTTAGAGATTTAGTACATATTTAgtacactttgtgtttaaaattaGTAACAAACATTACACCATAGTTAGATGGGGACAGATGACAAAAACACTACCATAAAAGGACTCTTAAGATCACCAAAGCAATTAAATTTCAAGTGACTAAAAAGAGCCTTTTTGTCAAGCaataaataaaaggacaaaacaaaaaatgtccgGTCTACATGAATAGAAACATTTAACAATATCAAGGATATGACAGTAACTGAGTACCCATTTCATTGTTATTGACTTATTCCATCATTGGCAccataatataaaaatatgttcCATAACTCCTCTACAAAAGTAAATTTCAAGGTGTGTTTCGCCATGGCTTCAACTTATTTTAGGAGGAAAAGGATGAGTTGGAGCTGATCTAAATATACATTACAGGTCAATATGATTGAATCCACAATACATTATTCAGAGGGAAGAAGGGGAGTCGGgtcatttataataaataaaccagGTCTTTCAGGGGGTTAAGAACGAAATAGATTTTAAGTGTTTGCACAGACCAATGTTTTTAAACATTACCACTTTGCAATAGATGAGGCTGGGCACAAAAAGAATAATATAAAATGggttacaaaaaaaagttatagtttcagaaatacacaaatattCACTATTTGAGTGGGATACTGTATGAGGGAATGAACGCAGAGGTTTAGGCTTTTAGTTTGAAATCTCTTTGACCTTCCAGGTCTAGACGTGCAGTAACCAAAACAGCCAAAAGCAAGTCAATACCATCTACTTCAATTATACACACTAATTGAATTTTAATTGTCCCATCATATTGATTCCCTCTACAACGTGAAGAATAATTCTTTATAATTAGAACTGGGTGTTAAGTGCAAGGATAGCTACAGTGGCACTCTCTGAAGCTGGATGTTAGTGACCTTAAAAGACACGCACATGTTCATTGAACCACACTTCTTTGGAGACCCTCTGTGACATAGAATTTCATAATATGATTATTTTGATCAAACTTTTCACAATGTACAAAATCTCATCAAATGAGACAACCCTGaaatcaaaacatgtttttagcttggagaaaaaaatggacaTAGACTACAACTTTTCAAAAGCATGAAGACACCGGCCCAttacaaaagcaaaatgcaaaGTTCAAGTAAACAACTTGTACTGTATCCATAACAGAAAAGGGCATTGTGCCCTTgatgattaaataaatgaaacaacagcTTCTGATGTCTCAAAGTACAAACTCCACTTCGACCTACGTAAATGTGTTTACTGAGTGAGGAGACAAAGAGGTAGCTGGTTAGGCggataaaataaacatgtgGCACTGCGATAACAGCTAATGGTTTGTTAGAGAAATAGGCCTCTAGTTTAATGGCAGTAAATTAGCGCCATCAGCCAACTGGTACccactgcagtgttttccaAAAAGTTTCACAGTGACAAATGTGAGTGGTGCAATGAAAGACGCAATCCACAAACACTTGCTAAAGCAGAAAATGTAGAAACCACATGGACAGATGCTAGCGTAATTTAAATTTTCTTCCGTGTATGACTCTTTATATATGTAGTATATTTATTTCAGAGCGAAGGAACTAATCCAAAACTAAATAATTGTTTGAGACAAGTCTGTTACTACATAAAAACAACGCTTTATGACACAGTCACCTGTCATTTTTCAGACGCTCACAGCTAGacaacaggaaattaaaaaacgGAGGAAAGAGCAGCTGCGTAAGCCACTCATTCGTAACAGTGATGACAATCAGACGGTCTACAGGTTGAAGGGAGACCTTTCAGAGTGTTGATAACATTGAGGTTATTGATGGAAAGGAGCAACATCATGTCTTACTGACTGATAACAGCTCTCAGACATTATATCAACATTAGCCGAGACATTGAAGAAACTATTCTGATGATTttagtttgagtttgtttttttatttatttatcagggACAATGGCCACTTCTGAACAGAAAATGAGTAGGTTTATTTTCATCTACTTTTCTTCAACAAATGCTATAAGGCATAGAAACATGGATCACTCATAAAACTCTGTTCATAGACCGTCATCTATTtctgaaataaaagcaaagcaaaatatGCATCCCTAAGGAGAtgtgtgttctgttttatttcttcaatAGAAAAAAGACCAACAGGGATACAGAGTGGGGATTACACAATGAGAAAGAGGTTATGACCCTAAACCAGCAGAGATAAATAGTCCCAAGGGCCGGGGTGACCCACTGTACCTggatattgttattttatttgtctttacgAAACAATTGTGGCACTGCAGAAAAAGCCCAACATTTAATCAGTCTGCCTGAGACAATCAATGAGTGCAAGCATGTGGCTAGCTGCACCCATGTGGCCAGTAATACCAATAACAGGACACTCAACTTACAGGAAATGTTTTCCTACATTGTGATAAGTGTCACTGGAGAAACAAAAACTTAAATTTAAAGTACCAACAAACTCCCTTTAGACCAGCTCTGGACACTGCTCCCTGAGCCTACATTCTGctgtaatgaaaaaaagatcAGCCCTAAAGCTACAAAACACCCACTGAGGTGCAATACAAGGAGGACCTTGGATGACttcagcaaatgaaaacaaaatccccATTTGATTTACAGAAAAGCCTTAAATCAGAAGAAGATTATTGGGAGGCAATTATAAGTGTTTCTCTAATGCTGGTAAGTTGAAGTAAACTGAAATGGGTTACCTTGGGGACATACTGTAATCTTGTCAATAACAATGGCATCCCCTGAAATTACCACAGCTAATAGGTTTTCTCTTCAGCTCTTAAATAATAACGATACAAATTGGAGATGCTCAGGTGGTGCACCTGTGCTTGAGGTAAGGAGGTTTTACACGGACTGTGGAGTCTTATTTCCTGGtctgtcattttcattattctgtAGGTCTATCACTGAAGGAAagataatataaatatttacactAAATATAAAAGCTACTGTATGCTGTAGATGGCTGTATCCTACTTGGATTTTAATATTACTTAGATGATAAATAAAAGTGCCATAGCTCACTTAGGACCAACAAGCCAGTAATTAAGTGACTCTGTTTTCTGACTTGACAGGACAGTATTCTTTAGTAAAATGTCACTGCTTGCACTGATAGCAGTACCCTGAACTCAAAACTGATACCAAAGCGGACTTTGTTCAATATgtatgttttgaaaaacagctACTGGGAATGCAAGGTGCAGAGAAAGTTCCGATACTTTTCAGACATAAGACAGTTCACTGGTAAGCATTTACAATGTGTTGTACAGTTACCTTGCAGCTTGAAAGTTTACGACCAAGTCATCCAATAAACGGTTGTTTCTTAGATCTTGTTCTGTTActtgctaaaaacaaaaaaacaaagtagaaACGAGATATGAAGGAAGCCTGCCTCCTTTATAAAATTAGTACAATTAATTACCTGCAATTGTGTCATCTTTATTGAGGTAATGACCCTGACAattatgaaaatgtgatttgggGGCAAAATTATGCATTCATGTCAAGTTTATACTTACTGTATTGCAAACAGGACACTGCAACTTGTAGGAAAGAAATTTTCTGATGCACAAGgagcaaactgtaaaatgaaaggCAAGTGAAGTTTATGTTATACTTAATCTGTTAGCCAGCAGGTAGATACCTTTCATTCATCAAATTGGTCATTCAGTGACAAACAAATGCTCTCTTTAGTGCACAAACGTATTTAATCCACATATGAGGAGGGTCTAGTGTGGCTCAAACATAGCTGCTCAGTACCTCCAGCCTAATCGTGCAccgatatacatatatatttgtacaaatagctaaaacacacacacactacaaaaatACTCCACTCATTTGAGACAACCAATATTATTCCAATGTTCAACTCTAACTACtattactattttattttttcaaaaggATCCCAGCTGCATTCTCCTGGTTTGTACAAGTGGTTGAATGGTGTTGCCTTCACATACTCAATGCTTTCTCATAACAGTTATTAGTACCATAGCTACTCCAAAAGCTGCTCTGCTTGTTACTTACAGTTGTGGGAGCATTTAGTCATCATTGAAATATTGAGGAAGTCAAAGCAAATGGGACACCGAAGCAGGGTATCTACATTCTGTAGATGAGAAAAACCATAGTAACATAAATAATACTCATGAAACAACAGCAATTACCAAATAATGACTGAAAAActgtagaaaataaaagtagCCTAGCAATAATACATATTAGACTACATCTGTTGAAAACATGGCAGGTTGGAAGCAGGAAATTTAACAATACAGACTGTTGTTTAGTGACTGGTGCACAAAACTTCCGCACTAGAGTTGGTGATTTCCCCTTCCGGAAACTAAAACCATGAAGGTGGCGAGGAGGACACATTCCTACAGAAGGCTAGCTGGATAGTGTCACTGCAAACGCATAAACTGTGACGTTATACAATATAATCCTTTCTCATGTGGTCAAGTGTCGTATTATGTTTTAACTACGCAACATCTCGTACTTGGTTCACTGTCATGATAACACATATTGTACAGCGTCCCAAAATAAGATAGCGTTACCTTATGTGACCCGTAGCTGAGTATGTTTAGGTAACGCTATATTGTTATGGTTAAGctaattgtttgttttagaaTAGTAACTTAGCATGAATACGTTGTAGATTGTTTAGTTTACGTTTACGTTAATCGTTCTGAATAGACAGGGTTCTAATTTGCTTATAATCAATATTAACGTAACTGTAACGTTAGTAACTTTCTTCATTTGTATAACGCACAAATGTGTGTTGCATTGTAGCTATAGTTAAGGTTAGTTATTGTTACATTGGCACCTGGTATGTTAGCACATCAATCGATTGTAGATAAAAGTATTGAATGAATAACATTTATACGTATTTTGATCTAACGCTAAATCGGTATCAGCGTTAGCATTGTATCTCGTTGATTAACGACGGCGGGTATTCTGTGGAtgtagttagctagctagctaacttagctgTTTGGGTTTTCATTTTAGCTATGAGCTACTAGCCACCGTGTTAACAAAACaggtacatttaaaaataaatccacaaCTTACTCTCAAACATGCTAGATCGGGTGGTAAATCCGCTTCAATCTGAAGAGCCATGTCTAGTAAACAAAAAGCAGCTATTCGAGAAAGTCACAAAACTTTCGGTGTCAGCAGATCAGAAGTCCCGCTCGAAGAGATGCAGAACGCCTCTTACGTCATTTGACGACTTCCGCTGAGTTGGAGTTCCAGATTTGCGACGCTGAGTCTGGTTGAATGAAGGAAAGATAGCATGAGATAAGACTTTACTCGATGTTTGTATTCCTTTGATTAACCAAGTCAGCAACTCAAATCTCTAACTCTAGCTCTATTTAAAATCTAATCATAACTCCATCCAGGAGATCTGAGAGTGGAAAATGAGTATTCCATAACAATTGTCTTACCTGTGGTGCCTCTACTTGCTGCTCTTCCTTTCAGTTGATAAGTGATCCTGGAAGACAAGTGTAAGTATGAAAATATATGGTATAACCAGTTCCAAGAGTACCATCGGAAAATTATTACTATACCTACAGAGTGTGGCAAGATCATAAGATCTTGTCCTTGAACTGGAAAATGTTTAGCAGGCTTTCGAGGGGCCTCACAGACAGTGAGCATATACAGCATTTAACTAATTATTCAGACTTCCTGGAGAAGCTGGAGACACTGcatcaaagatattcagtgatGTAAATGTaggatttactgtatatgtatgtaaaatgtgttcCTCTGGTATTTGGTCTCTGAAACCAGGCAACCAGACATTAtcatgcaaatgtgtttatgttggaCCGTGTCACATGTGCTTGAATGTGATCATTCAGTCACATGAACATCCAGAGGCATTTATGTGCAGTAATTAGTTTTCTCCTGGTGGTTTAGAGGATGCAACCCCCATAGCATTTGGCCAGTTAATCATTATACAGCGTTGCCAAAGCATTAATGACTCGTTCCACATGGTCTCCATAGCATTACCAAACAATTTGGTAACAAAGTTTCCCCTGTAGAGGAGGGTGAGACCACTTTCATTATTGCAGTGGCTTGGTATTTATCACAGGAAGTGTCACAGAAAATGACACGCCTTTGTAACAGGCTGCTGTCTGTTATAATCTCTGTTCTTTTGAGgaaaattattaaataattcTTTCACCCTTCATTATTTGAACCTGTTAGAATGCAAGGAAGTCCAAATGTTTCAGGAgtcaatgaaaatgtaaatgtcaaagcCAATCAGGCTTCCCAATTTCAATTTATTGTGTTAGGTCTGATTAGTTGAATTCATTCTGCCAAAGATAATATTATGTAGCTCTACTTTGCCTTCTCCTGATTGAAGTCTTTATATTGAAACCATTTCTTCAGGTGTTTGAGTTTGTgcgtgtggatgtgtgtttgacatTCCACCGCTACGTTTACTTAATAAATCACAAAAGCCATGGCCCACACTTTGAATTATATAGACCTGCactgaatgtgtgaatgcataCACTGAGCTGTtttaaaacaccacaaaataTGAACTGCTGTACAATAAAAACTAATGCAGGATGGattgaaacttgaaacttgacacaccacagacacagacacagacacagatgaatCATGTAGAATGGACTTACAGTCTGCTTTGTATCAGATGATTTCTGCTGGAGTTTGACCAGCCACTGTCCTCTTCAGGCTCTCTGCAGACATTCTGATGGGTTTGGAAACTGGGAATGTTTAATCACTGGATGCTCAGCCAAGCAGTAATTATATGCTTATATTAGCAAGATGACATGATGTACTGAATGCCAGCAAGACTCTCCATTTCAGGTTTTCAGGCATTATGTTACAGAATAAACCCATTACCAGGTGTTTTAAGCGGGGTCTATTtcagaaatgttcttttcagGACAGAGTTGGAttatctacagtacattaaatgttttcttacattttgtcAGACTAAACCTGtcatcaagttttttttaaatttccttcCTTACTGAGGGCCTCTTTCTAACTCTCTCCACACATGGAGAAAAGGTTATCATGACACAGACaatatcaaacaaatgtttagTCAGGGATACCTTTCCACCATTATTTTCCAAAGAGTACAGATTAACATTTTTAGTATACCTGGAGGCTACTCCGGTCACCCCTACAGAACATAGAGTTCTGCAAGTTCAATTGCAGtggttattatttatttcattttagtcAGAGGCAGCCAGACTTTACAGTCAAATCTTTAGTTTAGTTGAGTTACATTTTACCAAGAGGACATCTTGCTTCTTTCACAACAGAGGCAAATTCGTTCTCATTTTTAGGCttttcacagcaaaaaaaaagttgctgaGCACTACTTAGCTTGGGATGAATTCATAAGTTGAACTCAAGGCATGTGTTTGATTTTAGGTTGCAAAACTCGAACCAGCAGATCCCTACACATTGACATTATGCAGAACCGTGAGCCAGAGAAGCATCTGCAGAGTAACACGTCACATGAGGGATACATCTGTGGGGAAATGTTGTTCAGCTTTTCTTCGGTGAAATGTAGCATGTGTGGCTCTTTGATGTGgattaaaacaaagcagcacacacaacaaatacattaaggAAACTTTGACTGAGGTTTCAGGTTCATGACTTTATGCAGCTCTGTAGTGGCCTGTTGCTGCTATTGAAGTATGGTTCAGATGATGAGACCATGCTGCTACAGACAGTGAGAAAATCTGTATTGcctttttcacttaaatgtgTGCCTAAAGCAAGTTCCAACAAACACACCATAGATCACTGCTGCATATGCATTAACTCTCTAATGCCCATGAAAATATGGGCCGTCATGCGAAACCTAATCCAGGCAGCATTATGTTTTCCCCAAAACGTCTTTTGCTAATGCAAAATAGTTGCATGTGAACATAAATCCTGGGATATAAGTTTGCAAAGCTTAACATTCAGTCCATAGGCTACATTAACTGTGTGATCCTAGAAGGGGCTTTGACTGCCACTACGACAAACATGGTGTCAAAGAACTGTACTGTGCTTTACCTTATCAGTGTTGTTCTGTTATCTATTCTCCACATGTAATATCTCTATAACTAATGAGGCCCTTAGCCAGTGAGTCATCCCGCCCCATGTGACCCAGTGCACAGGACCGGACCTGTCTGGGATCTTAACAATGGCCGGAGCTGTGGGAAATGAGATCAAACAGATGAAGCCAGAGTTGTGACTGGTGTGTTAAACAATGGACTTTAACAGGCCAGATAGCCTTGTCCTTGAAGATGCAGATGACAGAGGTCTGTTTAAGTGATTTATTcttgatacatttttcatgtgttgtatgtgttttgctTCTACATTGTTAAAAATTGTGCTTCAGTTTCATTCAGCAGGGGGCAAATGATGGCAACGATAACTCCTTAAGCCTTTTGGATCTACTGAGGCAATGGAAAGAATTTGCCAAGACCCTGAGccacatacatataaaaatattttggcTATTCcttccatgtttgtttatgcattttagttttaatgtcTTAAATGTTCATTACAGTATTTTCCAGATAGTAATGGGACTGTTTTATGTCCTGGATTTGGACaaattctattttattctgaaGCCTACTGTGTAATTATTAGTAGTACTCTCATTACTCATTGCATGTGACGTGAAATGAAATGCTATCTGCagtttaattgaattgaatttgaattacTCACCTTTAACAAAGTGACTATAATTGACAGACGCTAACATTCTTATCAGAAACTCTATATTTACATAATGTGTTATACTGCATAATAATAACCTGTATAATTCATACAGGTTACATGACTATTCTACCTTGAGGCCCGTTAGATTATTGAGCTGTTGGACATCCTTATCTGCAGCCATGTCCTTTGTGGGACAATTGAACATTTGTtagaatgaataataataatttattgttCATAGTGGACTGTTAAGTAGCCTGCACATggtatattttttaataatgaatataaaatatgacttaaatcaatcaatatttgATAAGGCTTTACTTTCAaagtatatacaaataaataaaatctgtagACCATGAATTattttgatggacattttctACTTGGACAGTACACAGGGACTGCAGACAGAAaggatcagagagagagggattacTGTGAGGCAGACTGTAAGGTTTGTTGGGAGTTCATGGTACCCTGGCCTAGTCAGTCACAAGGACACTGAATCTGAATTTCAAAAGCTATActttatattcattatatttatgCATTTTACAAAAGCTATGTAGCCTACAGCACGCAGACACAGTacagataaaaaggaaaactgtcTACCATTTACCTGCATTTAACTCAATAGCTGGGTTGCTTTCCAGGAACATTTGCTTTAATCATAGGTGTATtaacaacaaatcaaatctgAAACCCACTGCCTAACTCACAAATGGCTGTAAGATGAAAGCTTACTGTAACCGATCACATTATGTGggtcatttgttttcacttgcatcaaatgaacacacacatcctatCAAGGAGTAATTGGTAAAGCAGGGTCAGCGCTGCCTCGGGTCTCAGCGTTGGCATCTCTCCTCTTCAAAAACTTCACTTCAAAGATTTGTCACAAACTGCAAAGCCACATTTGGCACGCCACTGCaaaaacatcataaatataaacaagCCAACCACAAGATCTCAGAGCTCTAACATGCAATCTATGTGCTTTGGTGTGATTTGTGTGCGGGTGTGCATGACCAGGCCGACTTGTTCTGTGTCTTTGGGCTTGATTTATTATGCATGCTCTATATGCACTACCCAGCACATCAAAGATACAGTCATAGCTGGAAATGTCACTGAATTCAGAGGTGTTGCCATCTGCTGTAACCTTGACAGTCTGAGGATTGTTCGAGAGCGTTTCCATTCATGCTTGATGAAGCAGGTCACGatgcaactattttcataaaTGCACAGAAATTGATAAGAAGCGTCTGATTTCCGAGTGTGGTCAGAATGTTTTACGAAAATGCATCAAAGTAGAAGTATTGATTGCCCTACGGCATGAAGTATTAAGTATTTGAGGGATTTCTGCAGCACTCTGATGTCTATctgacacactgagacaggaaaaatatgaaaaataaaaaagcttcATGTTCTCATCTTTTTATAGAAGAGTCCCTTGTCTCTCCCCTGCCAGTAACATTTTgatctctggctctctctctcaactctcAAGTCCTTCGTTTGATCCCTCCAACATTTATGTATCATGCCAAAGTATCTTTGAGCAAGATATCAAACCTGTACTGTACCTTCTCAGTGTGAGTTGTTGGGGTTAAGTGTTGAAATCAAACACAAGTTTAACTCTTGTCTGAATGAAGCCATGTGATGAGTCACATCACATTAAGGAAGTGCAGATGACAATGTGGCAAATGGCATCTTCTGTACATGTAAACAGCAGATATGGAAA is a window of Enoplosus armatus isolate fEnoArm2 chromosome 3, fEnoArm2.hap1, whole genome shotgun sequence DNA encoding:
- the rad18 gene encoding E3 ubiquitin-protein ligase RAD18, with the protein product MALQIEADLPPDLACLRNVDTLLRCPICFDFLNISMMTKCSHNFCSLCIRKFLSYKLQCPVCNTQVTEQDLRNNRLLDDLVVNFQAARQQLSKANFDSPPISPKTPASAVKCKTPRERGQKCNSSILSHFFQKRPKTSPTKETQRDSSDARCVRRGKTQTAFTHNANGPGLHSATAQLPVAVKEEPMDVEEASVQGLISVKQGDTGSHSVTTGVEMAHSSSPSEDVKPVIKVECPVCSVSVPQQFINKHLDTCLTRGEKKESLRSSLGKARRPMGKLVYNLLSLQELKRRLKECHLSVQGSRDQLIKRHREFVHIYNAQCDSLNPKSAEDIAKELEANEKMRNQLQGKVKPVMVFSKNQSEKEIDEMHSNYRKQHNSDFSRLIAQVRGRLETTRQTCIKQEVIVEEENAQNTHSADQVAESKSCLVIKIEDEEPSARGTDMSASPSYSDVSISSSISDIFGPEPVRNLQDTERTPVQKRTFSSRGDDAASSPVHGKRRRKT